From the Deinococcus aestuarii genome, the window GAAATCCGCACCCACTACCCCACCGACGTGCGCGAGGGCATGAGCATCACCGCGCAGGAGGCGGTGCGCGACACCGGGGTGATCGTGCCCGACTTCATGGCCGAGCTGATCGAGGAGATCGCCTTCCAGGCCCGCGAGGACGGGCGGGTGGACAAGATGTCCGGCGTCTCGCAGCGCCTCCCGATCAGCCTGATGGAGGTGGCGTCGGCCAACGCCGAGCGCCGCTCCCTGACCCAGGGCGACCACCCGGTCGTGCGCGTCAGCGACGTGTACGCGGGGCTCCCGGCGATCACCGGCAAGATGGAGCTGGAGTACGAGGGCGAACTCAAGGGCGCCGACACGGTGGCGAGAGACGTGATCCGCAAGGCCGCCGGGGCCGTGTACGCCCGCCACCTCGCCAGCGCCGACACCCGCGACCTGGAGAAGTGGTTCGAGGAGGGCAACGTCTTCCGCTTCCTCCAGTCGGGCGACGCCAGCGGAGCGATGAAGGCCACCCGCCAGGTTCCCGGCCTGACCGACCTCGCCGTCACGGTGGCGGGCAGCAACGACGACGCCGTGCGCGTGGCCGCCGCCGAGTTCATCCTGGAGGGCCTGTACGGGCGCAAGAAGCTCAGCCGCGCCGAGGAGACCTACGCGGCGCCCGAGCCCGAGACCCGGCAGCAGCGGGGGGGACGCTGGAACTGAGGGGGAGGGGTTAGGGATTAGGAGGTAGGTTTTAGGGAAGAGCGCGTTCGCCACTGCACGGGCAAACGCGCTCCCCTGTTTTCCTAACCCCTTCCCCCTAACTCCTAACCCCTCAATACAGCTTTCCCAGCACCTCATCCTTCATCACGAAGCTCTGCTCCTTCGTCGGAAACTCGCGCGCCCGCACCTCCCGCGCATAGGTGGCGATGGCCTCCCTCGCCTCCCGGCCCAGCTCGGCGTACCGCTTGGAAATCTTCTTCTCCTCGCCCTCGTACACGCCGAGGAGGTCGTGGTAGACGAGCACCTGCCCCCGGCAATGTACCCCCGCCCCGATGCCGATGGTGGGGACGTGCAGCCGCTCGGTGATGAGTCTGGCGAGGCGGGCGGGCACCGCCTCCAGGACGACGGCGAAGGCTCCCGCCGCTTCCAGGGCGACGGCACCGTCCACCGTGCGGCGCGCACTCTCCTCGTCCTTGCCCTGCACCTTGAGGCCGCCCTGGGCGGTGGCGGTCTGGGGCATCAGGCCGACGTGGCCCATCACGGGGACCCCGTTGCGGGCGAGGACCGAGACGACCTCCAGCACCTCGGGGGTGGCGCCCTCCATCTTCACGGCATCGGCGCCCGTCTCCTGAATGACGCGGACGGCGGCGCGCATGGCGTCCGTCACGCCCGTGTGGTAGGTGCCGAAGGGGAGGTCCACGACCATGAAGGTCTCCGGCGCCCCCCGCCGCACCGCCCGCGCGTGGTGGATCATGTCGCCCAGGGTGACGGGCGCGGTCGAGTCGTAGCCCAGCACCACGTTCCCCAGCGAGTCCCCCACGAGGATCAGGTCGACCCCCGCTCCCTGGGCGTGCCGACCGCCCGGGTAGTCGTAGGCGGTCACCATCACGAGCGGCTCCTGCGCGTGCAGGAGGTCCGGAACGCTGCGTTTCATGGGGGGAAGCTATCAGCTTTCAGCCGCCAGCGATCAGCCACCGGGGGCTTTTGCTGACGGCTGACCGCTGAGAGCTGACCGCTTCCTCTCTATCCCTTGACGACCTCCCCGTACCGCCCCAGCACGAGGTAGATCACCCAGCCCGTCACGGCGACGTAGAGCCACACGGGGACCGTCCAGCGCACCCAGGCGCGGTGGCGGTTGAAATACTTGCGGGCGGCGGGGGCGCCGATGTTGCCCAGGTTCCCGGCCAGGCGCAGCCCCTTGACGGAGTTGTACAGGGCGCCGAGGGCGAGCGGCAGGTTGACTGCCGCGAGGATGATGTGGCTGATCAGCAGGGCGAAGTACGCGCCGCGCCACGCGTCCGGGCCGACGTACTTCTTCTCGTAGCCCAGGCCCAGCCGGGTGAGGTAGAGCACCAGGAAGACGGTCGCCAGCGCGCTCGCCGTCGCCATCGCGCGCAGGTGCGCCTCGCGGTTGCCGCGCCGGATGAAGTACACCCCGGCCACGAGCGCGAGGCCGCTCAGGACGATGGTGATGACTGCCCACTGGTTGATGATCGCCGCCACATGGGCAGTCTAGGCGAGGGGGGCCGGGGCAGGTGACCCCGGGCGGGTGAGACGGGCAGGGGCGGGGGACAATCTTCAGCCGCGCCCGCCTAGAATGGGGGCGTTGATCCCGCCGGGCCCCTGGACCTCTTTGCG encodes:
- the panB gene encoding 3-methyl-2-oxobutanoate hydroxymethyltransferase; translation: MKRSVPDLLHAQEPLVMVTAYDYPGGRHAQGAGVDLILVGDSLGNVVLGYDSTAPVTLGDMIHHARAVRRGAPETFMVVDLPFGTYHTGVTDAMRAAVRVIQETGADAVKMEGATPEVLEVVSVLARNGVPVMGHVGLMPQTATAQGGLKVQGKDEESARRTVDGAVALEAAGAFAVVLEAVPARLARLITERLHVPTIGIGAGVHCRGQVLVYHDLLGVYEGEEKKISKRYAELGREAREAIATYAREVRAREFPTKEQSFVMKDEVLGKLY
- a CDS encoding DUF420 domain-containing protein; translation: MAAIINQWAVITIVLSGLALVAGVYFIRRGNREAHLRAMATASALATVFLVLYLTRLGLGYEKKYVGPDAWRGAYFALLISHIILAAVNLPLALGALYNSVKGLRLAGNLGNIGAPAARKYFNRHRAWVRWTVPVWLYVAVTGWVIYLVLGRYGEVVKG